The Candoia aspera isolate rCanAsp1 chromosome 6, rCanAsp1.hap2, whole genome shotgun sequence genome has a segment encoding these proteins:
- the FBXL15 gene encoding F-box/LRR-repeat protein 15, with amino-acid sequence MAELLAGPRKHFLDLPWEDILFPHVLSYLPLRQLLNLQRVSKAFRNLIQLYLTNMRSFDSSQVGSPIPKAAFSFLLRDNKVLQHLALQNCSDWLSDKELLPVIGQNHQLQQIELNGCIQLSRHALVAISLGCPNLRQLSLAHCEWVDGLSLRSLADHCKELESLDLTACRQLKDEAICYLARRCNRLKSLSLAVNANVGDMAVEEIAKACSDLEHLDLTGCLRVKNNSIRTLAEYCPKLRALKVKHCHDVVESSLSILRSRGVELDVEPPLQRALVLLQDVVGFAPFINLQI; translated from the exons ATGGCGGAGCTTCTGGCGGGGCCGAG AAAACATTTCTTGGATTTGCCTTGGGAAGACATCTTGTTCCCTCATGTTCTTTCGTATCTTCCTCTGAGACAGCTCTTGAATCTGCAGAGAGTCAGCAAGGCATTCCGGAATCTAATCCAGCTGTACCTTACCAACATGCGCTCTTTTGATTCTAGTCAG GTTGGATCTCCTATTCCAAAAGCTGCATTCTCTTTCTTACTAAGAGACAATAAAGTGCTGCAGCATCTAGCCTTGCAAAACTGCTCTGACTGGTTATCTGACAAGGAGCTGCTTCCTGTGATTGGTCAAAACCATCAATTGCAACAGATTGAATTGAATGGCTGCATACAGCTGAGCCGCCATGCTTTGGTGGCCATCTCTTTGGGCTGCCCCAATTTACGCCAGCTTTCTTTGGCCCATTGTGAATGGGTGGATGGACTTTCCTTGCGGAGCCTCGCTGATCACTGTAAAGAGCTTGAATCCCTTGATCTTACAGCCTGCCGGCAGCTGAAAGATGAAGCTATTTGCTATCTTGCTCGAAGATGCAACAGATTAAAATCACTTTCGCTGGCTGTTAATGCAAATGTTGGTGATATGGCTGTAGAAGAGATTGCCAAAGCCTGTTCTGATCTGGAGCACTTGGACCTCACAGGCTGCCTGCGAGTTAAGAACAACTCCATTAG GACCTTGGCTGAGTACTGTCCTAAGCTGCGTGCCTTGAAGGTGAAACACTGTCATGATGTTGTGGAATCCAGCCTGAGCATATTGCGTAGTCGTGGAGTGGAGCTGGATGTTGAACCTCCATTGCAACGTGCCCTAGTTCTCTTACAGGATGTAGTGGGCTTTGCCCCATTTATTAATCTTCAGATCTAA